A single genomic interval of Thermosinus carboxydivorans Nor1 harbors:
- a CDS encoding translocation/assembly module TamB domain-containing protein: MRQKSLVLLLIAAAIMVIAAGLWGSGRSQAVLARMQDKVAEELGRAAGGRVTFARVEVTGYNKLSFYDVAVYDARGERLAASERVTVTISLTSMLSGHFGPEAVTSVTLERPLLELIQHHDGRWNVEQFLDRPGRDGSACRARITLEDGTVSMRSPQGAWQAEKVSGTIDFVHNPTIFIKLDSTVDGAKVTAEGTLNTDGQGVVRLTAAEAPLTRLAALAPAGSMVKLTAGTAQDIMLTVRRDGQGLTYAGEARIAGAALDIDGIPIRDGSALLTITPQYLYLYKGKATIHGQTVTVHGRIALATSEPVLDLAVASAAFDPAALGYEPLQGPLAFKLTVAGTAANPVVTGQAALRDGRIAGYPVTNLQTKIVLKNKVLTVTDGTVNAFGGRVAVKGTLDLTGQNYELYVTASGLDAGALPGTASRLSGRIEGDFFVAGQAGEMPTVASGTVVVQGGQAAGIPFAELKAGLYKSGEQITLDYMNIKTGQGLLTASGKIAGQALDLAVCGYQAPLSALAPVAFGLLPDGTADFSGTVTGTLDRPEASITFTATNGRVLHQPFRTATGGLKLHSGQLVLDNIVAASGPAVYRISGTISLTGEQAVNLTVTTRQVRAENLILLVAPGERLTGNVDSDFVLTGPASNPNAAGTVTLTEGSFRGQLIAKAVGRFHRQDGVTIIDDALIHSLNTEIRLSGRVDANNELNIKLAAQDIDLARFNYGLPYPVTGRATFSGTLSGPASAPVFYGEVTAAKLVLAEREVENVRGIISVNAGRIHIPHFGFSQAQGTFAFSGTFDLNTRWVDGSLDVTNGDLAGILAVVRVPAKGIEGRLDGHVMVNGAADRPNIAVTGKLRQGKLRNYPLDSVDLDVELTNNILTIHTFTAQQGTGILAARGVANLDGPLNLEIGGRDIDAGLLTAWFDAAVTTKGKLSFAAQVSGTARHPHTAVSMEIAGGQLGSATFDSLYGLFILDNGSIRVDQILLTKGPYRASAYGVIPLAALSQEGRSQASVADQMDLRLRLEQANLSILPLLTREVAWAAGETKGELTIGGTLAEPTLRGQILVKNGAIKLASLAEPIQNVAVDIQFDGDKINIKTFDGQMGGGSYRLAGALRLQGMALADYDLLLVLDHLGISHKYFHGPLNGTLTLTSRGGTPFLSGRLLFENAEIDIPLVPEFAAADWDLGLDVELVAGNKVRLHNPYMYDILVTGRAKFAGSVRQPAASGRFEAIRGTVSYLRTIFRLKEARAEFTQYGSFEPVIHLSAETRLERTQVLLDLHGPVTSMEMRLTAVPAMSQQEILSLLTLRSRYFDKQKSASTGRDAGLDREEVMSLLDAGLQMRFIAEMEDAFRRAFGLDEFRVVRGTLAADGRTDKNATDKTEQELYTDREVYNIEVSKYVNDRLMLSYTLGVGHNERTMGFRYDLTRRFSITGSVDEQNHRRFGLETRFRF; encoded by the coding sequence ATGCGTCAAAAGTCCCTGGTTTTACTGCTTATCGCCGCCGCCATTATGGTGATCGCCGCCGGCCTTTGGGGAAGCGGGCGGAGTCAGGCGGTATTGGCCCGCATGCAGGATAAAGTAGCGGAAGAACTCGGCCGCGCCGCAGGCGGGCGAGTGACCTTTGCCCGGGTGGAAGTAACCGGCTATAACAAACTGAGCTTTTATGACGTGGCTGTTTATGATGCCCGGGGAGAGCGGCTGGCTGCCAGCGAGCGCGTTACCGTCACTATATCCCTGACGAGCATGCTCAGCGGCCATTTCGGTCCCGAGGCCGTTACCAGCGTGACGCTTGAGCGGCCGCTGCTCGAGCTTATCCAGCATCATGACGGCCGGTGGAACGTAGAGCAGTTTCTTGATCGACCCGGCCGTGACGGTTCGGCTTGTCGGGCCCGCATCACCCTGGAAGATGGCACGGTCAGTATGCGCAGCCCGCAAGGGGCATGGCAGGCGGAAAAAGTCAGCGGTACTATTGATTTCGTACATAATCCGACAATATTCATTAAGCTGGATAGCACCGTCGATGGGGCAAAAGTTACGGCCGAAGGAACGCTAAATACCGACGGCCAGGGCGTAGTCCGTCTGACGGCGGCAGAGGCTCCCTTGACGCGCTTGGCCGCGCTGGCGCCGGCCGGCAGCATGGTCAAGCTCACCGCGGGCACTGCCCAAGACATAATGCTTACCGTAAGACGGGACGGGCAGGGCCTGACCTATGCCGGCGAGGCGCGCATTGCTGGCGCCGCCCTGGACATTGACGGCATTCCTATTCGCGATGGCAGCGCTCTGCTGACTATAACGCCGCAATACCTTTATTTATACAAGGGCAAGGCGACAATCCACGGCCAGACGGTCACCGTGCACGGCCGGATTGCGCTCGCAACCAGCGAGCCGGTGCTCGATCTCGCGGTGGCGTCGGCGGCCTTTGATCCGGCGGCTTTGGGCTATGAGCCGCTGCAGGGCCCGCTGGCCTTTAAACTGACGGTTGCCGGGACGGCGGCAAATCCGGTCGTGACCGGCCAAGCCGCCTTGCGGGATGGGCGTATCGCCGGCTACCCCGTGACTAATTTGCAAACGAAAATCGTGCTAAAAAATAAAGTCCTGACCGTCACTGACGGTACGGTCAACGCCTTTGGCGGCCGGGTGGCCGTGAAGGGCACATTGGATCTGACCGGTCAAAATTACGAGCTGTATGTGACGGCCAGCGGCCTGGACGCCGGCGCGCTGCCCGGCACGGCTTCCCGGCTGAGCGGCCGCATCGAGGGCGATTTCTTTGTTGCCGGCCAGGCTGGGGAAATGCCGACCGTCGCCAGCGGTACGGTCGTGGTGCAGGGCGGGCAGGCGGCCGGTATACCGTTTGCCGAGCTCAAAGCCGGTCTGTACAAATCAGGTGAACAGATTACGCTCGACTATATGAATATCAAAACCGGCCAAGGGTTGCTGACTGCCAGCGGCAAAATAGCGGGGCAGGCGCTCGATCTTGCCGTTTGTGGTTATCAGGCGCCCTTGTCGGCGCTGGCGCCGGTCGCTTTTGGCCTGCTTCCCGACGGTACGGCCGACTTTAGCGGCACGGTAACCGGCACACTTGATCGCCCGGAAGCCAGCATCACTTTTACCGCCACCAACGGCCGCGTCCTTCACCAGCCGTTCCGGACGGCGACCGGCGGCCTCAAGCTGCATTCCGGGCAGCTGGTGCTGGATAATATCGTCGCCGCAAGCGGCCCGGCCGTCTACCGGATAAGCGGGACAATCAGCCTTACCGGGGAGCAGGCAGTGAATCTAACGGTGACGACCCGCCAGGTACGGGCCGAGAACCTTATTCTCCTGGTGGCGCCCGGCGAGCGCCTGACTGGCAATGTGGACAGCGATTTTGTGCTCACCGGGCCGGCAAGTAACCCCAATGCCGCCGGTACGGTAACGCTGACCGAGGGCAGCTTTCGCGGTCAGTTGATTGCCAAAGCGGTTGGCCGCTTCCACCGCCAGGATGGCGTAACGATTATTGATGATGCACTCATTCACTCGCTAAACACGGAAATTCGGCTCAGCGGTCGCGTGGACGCCAACAATGAACTCAATATTAAGCTCGCCGCTCAGGACATTGACTTGGCGCGGTTTAACTATGGCCTGCCCTATCCGGTAACTGGCCGGGCTACTTTTAGTGGCACCCTCAGCGGGCCAGCCAGCGCGCCAGTGTTTTATGGGGAAGTCACGGCAGCCAAACTTGTGCTGGCCGAACGCGAAGTAGAAAATGTACGTGGCATTATCAGCGTCAACGCTGGGCGCATCCATATTCCTCACTTTGGGTTCAGCCAAGCCCAGGGGACCTTTGCCTTTAGCGGCACCTTTGACCTTAATACCCGCTGGGTGGACGGCAGCCTTGATGTGACCAACGGTGATCTGGCTGGAATACTTGCCGTTGTTCGCGTGCCGGCCAAGGGTATTGAGGGGCGGCTGGACGGCCATGTCATGGTCAATGGCGCCGCCGACCGCCCCAATATCGCCGTCACCGGCAAGCTTCGCCAAGGCAAACTCCGGAACTATCCCCTGGACAGCGTTGACCTTGATGTCGAACTCACGAACAATATCCTGACCATTCACACCTTTACGGCCCAACAAGGAACGGGGATTTTGGCGGCCCGTGGCGTTGCCAACCTGGATGGGCCACTAAATCTGGAGATCGGCGGCCGGGACATTGATGCCGGGCTATTGACCGCCTGGTTCGACGCTGCGGTCACCACCAAAGGCAAACTAAGTTTTGCCGCCCAGGTTTCCGGCACCGCCAGGCATCCCCATACGGCGGTGTCCATGGAAATTGCCGGCGGCCAGCTGGGTAGCGCCACCTTTGATAGCCTGTACGGCTTGTTTATCTTGGACAACGGCAGCATTCGCGTCGACCAAATCTTGCTGACTAAAGGGCCCTACCGGGCCAGCGCTTACGGCGTTATTCCGTTGGCGGCGCTCAGCCAGGAAGGGCGGAGTCAGGCCAGCGTTGCCGACCAGATGGATCTCAGACTGCGGCTGGAACAGGCCAACCTCAGCATTCTGCCGCTTCTGACGCGGGAAGTAGCCTGGGCGGCCGGCGAAACCAAAGGTGAGCTCACCATCGGCGGCACGCTGGCCGAACCCACCCTGCGGGGACAAATTCTCGTCAAAAACGGGGCGATCAAACTGGCGTCGCTTGCCGAGCCCATCCAAAATGTGGCGGTTGATATTCAGTTTGATGGTGATAAAATTAATATAAAAACCTTTGACGGGCAGATGGGGGGTGGGTCCTACCGGCTGGCCGGGGCGCTGCGCCTGCAAGGGATGGCGCTCGCCGACTACGACCTGCTCCTGGTCCTTGACCACCTGGGGATTAGCCATAAATATTTCCACGGCCCGCTAAACGGCACGCTCACCCTGACCAGCCGCGGCGGCACCCCTTTCTTGAGCGGCCGGCTGCTCTTTGAGAACGCCGAAATCGATATCCCGCTTGTGCCCGAATTCGCGGCAGCTGACTGGGATCTTGGCCTGGACGTCGAACTTGTGGCTGGCAACAAGGTCCGTCTCCATAACCCATACATGTATGACATTCTTGTTACCGGTCGGGCCAAATTCGCCGGAAGCGTCCGTCAGCCGGCCGCCAGCGGCCGGTTTGAGGCGATCCGCGGCACGGTCAGTTATCTGCGCACCATCTTCCGGCTGAAGGAAGCGCGGGCCGAATTTACCCAGTATGGCTCGTTTGAGCCGGTCATTCATCTCAGCGCCGAAACGCGGCTGGAGCGCACCCAGGTGCTGCTTGACTTGCATGGTCCGGTGACGTCGATGGAAATGCGGCTTACCGCCGTGCCGGCCATGAGTCAGCAGGAAATCTTGTCGCTGCTCACCCTGCGCAGCCGCTATTTTGACAAACAAAAAAGCGCGAGCACCGGACGGGACGCGGGGCTTGACCGGGAGGAAGTGATGAGCCTCCTTGACGCCGGGTTGCAGATGCGCTTCATCGCCGAGATGGAAGATGCCTTCCGCCGCGCCTTCGGTCTGGACGAGTTTCGCGTGGTGCGCGGGACGCTGGCCGCCGACGGCCGGACCGATAAAAATGCGACCGATAAAACCGAACAAGAGCTCTACACCGACCGCGAGGTCTATAACATTGAAGTCAGCAAGTATGTCAATGACCGGCTGATGCTTAGTTACACGCTGGGGGTTGGTCACAACGAGCGGACGATGGGTTTTCGCTACGACCTTACTCGTCGCTTCAGTATTACCGGCTCAGTCGATGAACAAAATCACCGCCGGTTTGGTCTGGAAACACGGTTTAGATTTTAG
- a CDS encoding TolC family protein produces MTGQAYWKKRITAAVIGGLLAVNTAAALAAPVELTLEESIALALKNNPAVKIAEADKETAAGKVTEAKGGKLPTLSYSFSAARSDVPASSASPEMIIDKFDNKVTLTLPLYTGGKLEGLIDQAKLGLKAAELGVAKSQQQIKLDATTAYFNLLQARNMVKLNQESVDRLAAHLQNVQAQYAVGTVAKSDVLRSEVELANAEQNLIKAQNSYDLAVASLNNVLGLPLDTEISVKDDLKYDKYSLTLEEAIDYALKNRPEVAQADLNVKSAEDGMQVAKSGQRPTVSFQGSQTWSDTDPGRSSDSWALGLSASFNIFDGNVTSAKIKQADAALAKAQEQARQTRDAVQLEVRQAYLSLKEAEKRIETTKVAVDKAEEDYKIAQVRYSAGVGTNLDVMDAQVALTQAKTNYVQALYDYNTSKAKLDKAMGIPVK; encoded by the coding sequence ATGACGGGACAAGCCTATTGGAAAAAGCGCATTACCGCAGCCGTTATCGGCGGGCTGCTGGCGGTCAATACAGCGGCCGCTTTGGCGGCGCCGGTAGAGCTGACCTTGGAGGAAAGCATCGCTCTCGCCCTCAAGAACAACCCGGCGGTAAAAATCGCCGAGGCGGATAAGGAAACGGCCGCCGGCAAGGTAACCGAGGCCAAAGGCGGCAAGCTGCCGACACTGAGCTATAGCTTTTCGGCCGCCCGGTCGGATGTTCCGGCAAGTTCAGCCTCGCCGGAAATGATTATTGATAAATTTGACAATAAAGTCACCCTTACTCTGCCGCTCTATACCGGCGGCAAGCTGGAGGGCCTCATTGACCAGGCCAAACTGGGGTTGAAGGCTGCCGAACTGGGGGTAGCCAAATCACAGCAACAGATAAAACTTGATGCCACCACCGCCTACTTCAATCTTTTGCAAGCCCGCAACATGGTTAAACTCAACCAGGAATCGGTAGACCGGCTGGCGGCCCACCTACAGAACGTGCAGGCTCAGTATGCCGTCGGCACGGTGGCCAAATCGGACGTGCTGCGTTCGGAAGTGGAACTGGCCAATGCCGAGCAAAACCTGATTAAAGCTCAGAACAGCTATGACCTGGCAGTGGCTAGCCTCAATAACGTGCTTGGCTTGCCGTTGGACACCGAAATTTCGGTTAAGGACGACCTAAAATACGATAAATACTCCCTTACCTTGGAAGAAGCAATTGATTATGCCCTCAAAAACCGGCCGGAGGTCGCTCAGGCCGACCTCAATGTCAAGAGCGCCGAAGACGGCATGCAAGTAGCCAAGAGCGGTCAGCGGCCGACCGTATCCTTCCAGGGCAGCCAGACCTGGTCTGATACCGATCCCGGGAGAAGCAGCGACTCTTGGGCGCTGGGCTTGTCGGCCAGTTTCAACATTTTTGACGGTAACGTGACCAGCGCCAAAATCAAGCAGGCCGACGCCGCCCTGGCCAAAGCGCAGGAACAGGCGCGCCAGACCAGGGATGCGGTCCAGCTGGAAGTGCGCCAGGCCTATCTTAGCCTGAAGGAAGCGGAAAAACGCATTGAAACAACGAAAGTGGCCGTAGACAAGGCCGAAGAAGACTATAAGATCGCCCAGGTCCGCTACAGCGCCGGCGTGGGTACCAACCTTGACGTCATGGACGCCCAGGTCGCGCTGACCCAGGCGAAGACCAACTATGTGCAGGCCCTCTACGACTACAACACCAGCAAAGCCAAACTGGACAAAGCCATGGGCATTCCTGTCAAATAA
- the dcuC gene encoding C4-dicarboxylate transporter DcuC, with amino-acid sequence MNAIGLVKYLISSLTSVAGAAKYAATFGPWLLAIITGSGDAATFAFNEAVTPHAKQFGMEIINMGSIAALSGAIGRTMSPVNGACIICATIAGVSPMELAKRNALGMTLAVIVAMLMLV; translated from the coding sequence ATGAATGCCATTGGCCTGGTAAAATACTTGATTAGCTCTCTCACCAGCGTCGCCGGAGCCGCCAAATACGCTGCCACCTTCGGCCCCTGGCTGCTGGCCATCATCACCGGTTCGGGCGACGCAGCCACGTTCGCCTTCAACGAGGCTGTTACTCCGCATGCCAAACAGTTTGGCATGGAAATCATCAACATGGGCAGTATTGCTGCGTTGTCCGGCGCCATTGGCCGTACCATGTCGCCGGTGAATGGCGCTTGCATTATTTGCGCCACAATTGCCGGCGTCAGCCCTATGGAGCTGGCCAAACGCAATGCTTTGGGCATGACCTTGGCCGTTATCGTCGCGATGCTTATGCTCGTGTAG
- a CDS encoding RNA-guided endonuclease InsQ/TnpB family protein, with product MQTITLKMKLLSPNKGKLEKMIRMLEIYHQACSWFLAQAEALNTVSRAVLNRETYKQASGLFDLNRGTLQCAMLKALSARRSYLSRKQRGKKASLPKFETMVPVMVRQDCYSLHQLPSGTWVIKFPVSSGRSQIAVPIAASLYHVRKLIDLARGSCRQGSMEIWRDKGGEWYVSISLIYEPSFKEPSGVIGVDFGIVKLAVLSSNIFFDGRPIRWRKEHWAERRKALQQTGRLSRMKKEAGHERRWMRYINHCISKRIVQIAKDEGKAIALEQLTGIRERVRGSKKFNRMLSGWNFKELASFIEYKAALAGVLVFYVDPKETSKTCPKCGNVSRCNRKTQGWFKCIKCGYQSDADRVGALNIAAKALNALGA from the coding sequence ATGCAAACTATAACTCTTAAAATGAAACTCCTGTCTCCCAACAAAGGTAAGCTGGAGAAAATGATCCGGATGCTGGAGATCTACCACCAGGCGTGCTCCTGGTTCCTGGCCCAGGCCGAAGCACTCAATACTGTCAGCCGGGCAGTTTTAAACCGTGAAACTTATAAGCAGGCTTCGGGATTATTCGACCTAAATCGAGGTACGCTCCAGTGCGCCATGCTTAAAGCCTTGTCTGCCAGGCGCTCCTACCTTTCCCGCAAGCAAAGGGGTAAAAAGGCTAGTCTGCCTAAGTTTGAGACAATGGTTCCGGTAATGGTGCGGCAGGACTGCTACTCTCTCCACCAGCTCCCTTCCGGGACGTGGGTTATTAAATTTCCCGTCTCTTCCGGCAGAAGCCAGATAGCCGTACCTATTGCCGCTTCTTTATATCACGTCAGAAAGCTCATAGATTTGGCAAGAGGTTCTTGCCGCCAGGGGTCTATGGAAATCTGGCGTGATAAAGGCGGCGAATGGTACGTTTCTATATCTCTTATATATGAACCAAGTTTTAAAGAGCCAAGCGGCGTAATAGGGGTCGACTTTGGGATAGTAAAATTGGCCGTACTGTCAAGCAATATCTTTTTTGACGGTCGCCCGATAAGGTGGCGCAAAGAACATTGGGCAGAGCGGCGCAAAGCGCTACAGCAGACAGGCCGGCTTTCCCGCATGAAGAAAGAAGCTGGTCATGAGCGCAGGTGGATGCGCTATATCAACCACTGCATTTCTAAGCGCATTGTGCAGATAGCGAAGGATGAAGGTAAAGCCATCGCGCTGGAACAGCTAACCGGTATTCGCGAGCGGGTCAGAGGTTCAAAGAAGTTCAACCGGATGCTGTCCGGCTGGAATTTCAAAGAATTGGCATCTTTTATCGAGTACAAAGCCGCTCTTGCCGGAGTGCTGGTTTTCTACGTTGACCCCAAAGAGACTTCCAAGACTTGTCCGAAGTGCGGGAATGTTTCCCGCTGCAACCGCAAAACGCAGGGTTGGTTCAAATGTATCAAATGTGGCTACCAATCCGATGCGGACAGAGTTGGTGCCTTAAACATTGCCGCCAAAGCGCTCAATGCTCTTGGGGCATGA